One region of Vitis vinifera cultivar Pinot Noir 40024 chromosome 1, ASM3070453v1 genomic DNA includes:
- the LOC109123391 gene encoding disease resistance protein RPM1, with protein MADGAVSFLLQNLEAFATREWNLQEHIRNGVHNLKRELRSIEALMRDADAKKEHDHQFKVWIQEVRTEAYAIEDVLDLFRLHRDQESVWSHLKMRHSIGNLIQDINTRLVIIKQTKERYQIMVSTSISAETNAYLNVRVAPLIIGRGDNILGIDEPKRKLVSWALESNQKLKVMFVVGMAGLGKTTLARSVYEMVKEHFDCHAWIIASKSKTKPETLRSLLEHLGCSTEGSNIVILMHRLQNFLQPKRYVIVVDDLWVKDVWESIRLALPDGNNNRIIITTRRGDIANSCRDDDSIDIHKVQPLSPQWAEQLFYKKAFSRNGRCPSGLEEVSKSILQKCDGLPLGIIEIGKLLWGKRQSTYEWKKLDDSLESELRSGGGLSDIMRVLSASYNDLPYHLKYCFLYMSIFPENNPVKRRRLIRLWIAEGFVTEERGKTLEEVGEEYLNELIGRSLIKANEMDFDERPITVGVHSLMHRIILSVSQVENFCTVCAGPEGNLADKPRRLSIQTGNFDVSQDLTCVRTFFSFSTGRVNIGSNFKLLKVLDIQSTPLENFPSAITDLLLLRYLSLRNTNIRSIPKSLRNLRHLETLDLKQTLVKELPKAVLQLDKLRHLLVYAYNMGSVVEFDAVQGFTVPRKIGAMKNLQKLSFVKAKRHNRMIQELKNLTKLRKLGIVELAKEDGNSLCHSIEKMPDLLSLDVTSLSKGEPLELDAMTNPPRLLQRLYLKGHLQRFPKWVSSLHDLVRIRLKWSLLSQDNPIEALQDLPNLMELQLLDAYTGTQLDFNSGKFQKLKILDLEQLKQLRFIIMEDDTLPCLQKLIIRQCNELEHVPVGIDGLHHLNELHLCDMPEKFVALLKKRGGELRHLLHRILRILSYQQGQLVEDLS; from the coding sequence ATGGCAGATGGGGCTGTGTCGTTTCTTCTTCAAAATCTTGAAGCTTTTGCAACTAGAGAATGGAACTTGCAGGAACATATCAGGAATGGAGTCCATAACTTAAAAAGGGAACTGCGGAGCATAGAGGCCCTGATGAGGGATGCTGATGCAAAGAAAGAGCATGATCACCAATTCAaagtgtggattcaagaagttcGCACAGAAGCTTATGCCATTGAGGATGTTCTTGACCTATTCAGACTCCACCGGGATCAAGAATCAGTGTGGAGCCACTTGAAAATGCGGCACTCCATTGGCAACCTGATACAGGATATTAACACAAGGCTCGTGATCATTAAGCAGACAAAGGAGAGGTATCAGATCATGGTCTCCACTTCAATTAGCGCTGAAACCAACGCATACCTTAATGTGAGAGTAGCTCCTTTGATCATCGGCAGGGGCGATAACATCCTGGGCATCGATGAGCCTAAAAGGAAGCTGGTTTCTTGGGCATTGGAGTCGAATCAGAAACTCAAGGTTATGTTCGTGGTGGGGATGGCTGGACTGGGGAAGACAACGCTCGCCCGCAGCGTGTACGAGATGGTGAAGGAGCACTTTGATTGCCATGCCTGGATCATTGCTTCAAAGTCCAAAACCAAACCTGAAACTTTACGGAGCTTGTTGGAGCACCTTGGCTGTTCGACAGAGGGGTCCAACATAGTTATTCTGATGCATAGACTGCAAAATTTTCTCCAGCCCAAACGGTATGTTATAGTTGTTGACGATTTATGGGTAAAAGATGTGTGGGAATCCATTAGACTTGCCTTGCCAGATGGTAACAACAATAGAATAATTATCACTACAAGAAGAGGCGATATAGCTAATTCTTGTAGAGATGATGATTCTATTGATATCCACAAGGTTCAGCCACTGTCACCGCAATGGGCTGAGCAACTCTTCTATAAGAAAGCTTTCTCAAGAAATGGCAGATGTCCTTCAGGCTTGGAGGAAGTCTCCAAATCCATCTTACAGAAATGTGATGGATTACCACTTGGGATTATTGAAATCGGTAAGCTGTTGTGGGGTAAGCGTCAAAGTACATACGAGTGGAAAAAATTAGATGATAGCCTTGAGTCTGAATTGAGAAGCGGTGGTGGCCTTTCAGATATAATGAGAGTGCTTTCTGCAAGTTACAATGATTTACCTTACCATCTCAAGTATTGCTTCTTATACATGAGTATTTTTCCTGAGAATAATCCAGTTAAGCGAAGAAGACTGATTCGGCTATGGATAGCTGAGGGATTTGTAACAGAGGAGAGAGGCAAGACTCTTGAAGAGGTGGGGGAAGAGTACCTGAATGAGCTTATTGGTAGGAGTCTCATAAAGGCAAATGAAATGGACTTTGATGAAAGACCAATAACTGTTGGAGTCCATAGTCTCATGCATAGGATAATTCTCTCGGTTTCACAAGTGGAGAACTTTTGTACTGTTTGTGCAGGACCAGAAGGAAACTTGGCTGACAAACCCCGACGCCTATCCATCCAGACGGGAAACTTTGATGTGTCTCAGGACTTAACCTGTGTTCGAACTTTTTTCAGTTTCAGTACAGGTAGGGTAAACATTGGTTCGAATTTCAAACTATTGAAGGTTTTGGACATACAAAGCACTCCTTTGGAAAACTTTCCAAGTGCCATTACAGATCTTCTGCTCTTGAGGTACTTGAGTTTGAGGAATACAAATATAAGGAGCATCCCCAAATCCCTCAGGAACCTACGGCACCTTGAGACCTTGGATCTTAAGCAAACTCTGGTAAAAGAGCTACCCAAAGCAGTCCTACAACTTGATAAACTTCGCCACTTGCTGGTTTATGCCTACAATATGGGAAGTGTTGTAGAGTTTGATGCCGTTCAAGGGTTCACTGTACCGAGAAAGATCGGAGCAATGAAGAATCTGCAAAAGCTATCATTTGTAAAGGCGAAAAGGCATAACAGAATGATACAGGAGCTCAAAAATCTGACAAAGCTGAGGAAGCTGGGCATTGTAGAACTAGCAAAAGAAGATGGCAATAGCTTGTGCCACTCAATTGAGAAGATGCCGGATCTCCTTTCCTTGGATGTTACCTCCCTTAGTAAGGGGGAGCCTTTGGAGCTTGATGCAATGACCAATCCCCCGCGTCTTCTTCAACGCCTGTATCTCAAAGGGCACTTGCAAAGGTTTCCAAAGTGGGTATCTTCTCTACATGACCTGGTGAGAATACGCCTAAAATGGTCCTTATTGTCACAAGACAACCCAATTGAAGCTCTTCAAGATCTTCCAAACTTGATGGAGCTGCAGTTACTTGATGCATACACTGGAACCCAGTTGGACTTCAACTCGGGAAAATTTCAGAAGCTTAAGATATTAGACCTTGAGCAATTGAAACAGCTGAGGTTTATCATAATGGAAGATGACACATTGCCTTGCCTACAAAAGCTGATCATAAGGCAATGCAATGAGCTGGAACATGTCCCCGTAGGCATTGACGGGCTTCATCATCTCAATGAGCTGCACCTCTGCGATATGCCTGAGAAATTCGTGGCACTGCTGAAGAAAAGAGGCGGTGAACTTCGCCATTTGCTTCACCGTATTTTGCGTATTCTCTCATATCAACAGGGCCAGTTGGTGGAAGATCTTTCATGA
- the LOC100261136 gene encoding disease resistance protein RPM1, with protein sequence MVDPEITGGIAASTLSFLLVKLDAFAIREWKLQENIKKSVQNLGCELRNIQAMLRDADSKEEHSHQFTVWIKEVRDQAYAIEDALDLFKLKQESVWRRLKLRHSINDLIQDIERSLQNIQRTKERYRSMASYSTNAGNNTYLHVRVAPLFIGNVDTVGIEEPTNKLVSWALEPKQRLEVMFVVGMAGLGKTTLVHSVYESVKQNFDCHIWITASKSKTKLDILRTLLVEKFGCTITQGGDVVALTHKLRKFLHNKRYVIVLDDLWVKDVWESIRLALPNGKDSRIIITTRRGDIANSWRDDDSVDIHMLQPLSPERAEKLFYKKAFSRNGRCPSGLEEVSKSILQKCDGLPLGIIEIGRLLSIKAPTKNEWKILHDSLESELRGSGGLSNITKVLSASYNDLPFHLKYCFLYMSIFPETSPVKRRRLIRLWIAEGFVIEKGGKTSEEVGEEYLNELIDRSLIKVNEMDFEGRPKSVGVHSLMLKMILSGSERNLSEKTRRLSIQKEDFDVSQDLPCVRTFFSFGIGKVKIGSNFKLLKVLDIQGTPLEEFPGVIKDLLLLRYLSLRNTNIRSIPGTLGDLHHLETLDLKQTLVTKVPKAVLQLEKLRHLLVYRYNMESALPFDIVQGFKAPKRIGALKNLQKLSFVKVSGQHRMSREHRMIQGLDNLTQLRKLGIVELAKERGASLCLSIEKMPNLHSLNVTSLNKEEPLELDAMTNPPPLLQRLYLKGPLNRFPQWATSLHDLERIRLKWSSLTENPIAALQNLPNLTELQLLDAYTGTQLDFNSGKFPKLKILDLQQLEQVRSIMMEEGTLPCLQKLIISHCSRLVQVPRGIDKLIHLQMLLLYDMPGTFVTGLRKNGGQFRRLVHHIPCIHSYNQAQLEDLS encoded by the exons atgGTCGACCCAGAAATAACTGGAGGGATTGCAGCGAGTACTTTGAGCTTTCTTCTAGTAAAACTCGATGCTTTTGCAATTAGAGAATGGAAATTGCAGGAAAATATCAAAAAGTCTGTCCAAAATTTAGGATGCGAGCTGAGGAACATTCAGGCCATGCTGAGAGATGCTGATTCAAAGGAAGAGCATAGTCACCAATTTACGGTCTGGATTAAAGAGGTCCGCGATCAAGCTTATGCAATCGAGGATGCTCTTGACCTGTTCAAACTCAAACAAGAATCAGTGTGGCGCCGCCTGAAACTGCGTCACTCCATCAACGACTTGATACAGGATATTGAGCGGAGTCTCCAAAACATTCAGCGGACAAAGGAGAGGTATCGCAGCATGGCCTCCTATTCAACCAATGCTGGCAACAACACATACCTTCATGTGAGAGTGGCTCCTTTGTTCATAGGTAACGTTGATACCGTGGGCATTGAGGAGCCTACAAATAAGCTGGTTTCCTGGGCCTTGGAACCGAAACAGAGGCTTGAGGTGATGTTTGTGGTGGGGATGGCTGGACTGGGGAAGACCACTCTTGTCCACAGCGTGTATGAGAGCGTGAAACAGAACTTTGATTGCCATATCTGGATCACTGCTTCAAAGTCCAAAACCAAACTCGATATCTTACGGACCTTGTTGGTGGAGAAATTCGGCTGTACAATCACACAGGGGGGCGATGTGGTTGCTCTGACGCATAAGCTGAGAAAATTTCTCCACAACAAACGGTATGTCATAGTTCTTGATGACTTATGGGTAAAAGATGTTTGGGAGTCCATTAGACTTGCCTTGCCAAATGGTAAGGACAGTAGAATAATTATCACTACAAGGAGAGGCGATATAGCTAATTCTTGGAGAGATGATGATTCTGTTGATATCCACATGCTTCAGCCACTGTCACCGGAAAGGGCTGAGAAACTCTTCTATAAGAAAGCTTTCTCAAGAAATGGCAGATGTCCTTCAGGCTTGGAGGAAGTCTCGAAATCCATCTTACAGAAATGTGATGGATTACCACTTGGGATTATTGAAATCGGTAGACTTTTATCCATCAAGGCTCCAACTAAAAATGAGTGGAAAATATTACATGATAGCCTTGAGTCTGAATTGAGAGGCAGTGGTGGCCTTTCAAATATTACGAAAGTGCTGTCTGCAAGTTATAATGATTTACCTTTCCATCTCAAGTATTGTTTCTTGTACATGAGCATCTTTCCTGAGACTAGCCCAGTTAAGCGAAGAAGGCTAATTCGGCTATGGATAGCTGAAGGGTTTGTAATAGAGAAAGGAGGCAAGACATCTGAAGAGGTTGGGGAAGAGTATCTGAATGAGCTGATTGACAGGAGTCTGATAAAGGTAAATGAAATGGATTTTGAAGGAAGGCCAAAAAGTGTGGGAGTTCATAGTCTGATGCTGAAGATGATTCTCtcag GATCAGAAAGGAACTTGAGTGAGAAAACCCGGCGCCTATCTATTCAGAAGGAAGATTTTGATGTGTCTCAGGACTTACCCTGTGTTCGAACCTTCTTCAGTTTCGGTATAGGCAAAGTAAAGATTGGTTCCAACTTCAAACTATTGAAGGTCTTGGACATACAGGGCACTCCTTTGGAAGAATTTCCGGGTGTAATTAAAGATCTTCTGCTCTTGAGGTACTTGAGTTTGAGGAATACAAATATAAGGAGCATTCCAGGGACCCTGGGTGACCTTCATCACCTTGAGACCTTGGATCTTAAGCAGACTCTGGTAACAAAAGTACCCAAAGCAGTCCTACAACTTGAGAAACTTCGCCATTTGCTGGTTTATCGCTACAATATGGAAAGTGCCCTACCTTTTGATATTGTGCAGGGGTTCAAGGCACCAAAGAGGATCGGCGCATTGAAGAACCTACAAAAGCTGTCATTTGTAAAGGTGAGTGGGCAGCACAGAATGAGTCGGGAGCACAGAATGATACAAGGGCTCGACAATCTTACGCAGTTGAGGAAGCTGGGCATTGTAGAACTAGCAAAAGAACGTGGGGCGAGCTTGTGCCTCTCAATTGAAAAGATGCCAAATCTCCACTCCTTGAATGTAACCTCTCTTAATAAGGAGGAGCCTCTGGAGCTTGATGCAATGACCAATCCACCGCCCCTTCTTCAACGCTTGTACCTCAAAGGGCCCTTGAATAGGTTTCCACAGTGGGCAACTTCTCTACATGACCTGGAGAGAATACGCCTAAAATGGTCTTCACTCACAGAAAACCCGATTGCAGCTCTTCAAAACCTCCCAAATCTGACAGAGTTGCAGTTGCTTGATGCATATACTGGAACCCAGTTGGACTTCAACTCCGGAAAATTTCCGAAGCTGAAGATATTAGACCTTCAGCAATTGGAACAGGTGAGGTCTATCATGATGGAAGAAGGCACATTGCCTTGCCTACAGAAGCTGATCATAAGCCACTGCAGCAGGCTGGTGCAGGTCCCTAGAGGTATTGACAAGCTCATTCACCTCCAAATGCTGCTGTTGTACGATATGCCCGGAACATTTGTGACCGGGCTGAGGAAAAACGGTGGTCAATTTCGCCGTTTGGTTCACCATATTCCATGTATTCATTCATATAACCAGGCCCAGTTGGAAGATCTTTCTTGA